In Felis catus isolate Fca126 chromosome E1, F.catus_Fca126_mat1.0, whole genome shotgun sequence, the following proteins share a genomic window:
- the CANT1 gene encoding soluble calcium-activated nucleotidase 1 isoform X3, with amino-acid sequence MPVQPSNHLEWNESMHSLRISVGGLPVLASMTKAADPRFRPRWKVILPSFVGAAVLWLLYSHRPPPGRPPIPNAHNWRLGQAPADRYNDTYPLSAPQRTPGGTRYRIAVIADLDTESRAQEENTWFSYLKKGHLTLSDSGDKVAVEWDKGHEVLESHLAEKGRGMELSELIVFNGRLYSVDDRTGVIYQIDGTKAVPWVILSDGDGTVGKGFKAEWLAVKDEHLYVGGLGKEWTTSTGEVVNENPEWVKVVGCRGSVDHENWVSSYNALRAAAGIQPPGYLIHESACWSDTLQRWFFLPRRASHERYSEKDDEHKGANLLLSASPDFGDISVGHVGAVVPTHGFSSFKFIPDTDDQIIVALKSEEDAGRVATYILAFTLDGRFLLPETKIGNVKYEGIEFI; translated from the exons ATGCCCGTCCAGCCCTCCAACCACCTGGAATGGAATGAGTCTATGCACTCCCTCCGGATAAGTGTGGGGGGCCTTCCGGTGCTGGCGTCCATGACCAAGGCGGCAGACCCCCGCTTCCGCCCCCGCTGGAAGGTGATCCTGCCGTCCTTTGTGGGCGCCGCCGTCCTCTGGCTGCTCTACTCCCACCGCCCGCCCCCAGGCAGGCCCCCCATACCCAACGCCCACAACTGGAGGCTCGGCCAGGCACCCGCTGACCGGTACAATGACACCTACCCCCTGTCCGCCCCCCAGAGGACGCCAGGCGGGACTCGATACCGAATTGCGGTCATTGCTGACTTGGACACGGAGTCAAGAGCCCAAGAGGAAAACACCTGGTTCAGTTACCTGAAGAAGGGCCATCTGACCCTGTCAGACAGCGGGGACAAGGTGGCCGTGGAGTGGGACAAAGGCCACGAGGTCCTCGAGTCCCACCTGGCTGAGAAGGGGCGGGGCATGGAGCTCTCCGAGCTGATCGTTTTCAACGGGAGACTCTACTCTGTGGACGACCGGACAGGGGTCATCTACCAGATCGATGGCACCAAGGCCGTGCCCTGGGTGATCCTGTCCGATGGCGATGGAACCGTGGGGAAAG GCTTCAAAGCCGAGTGGCTGGCGGTGAAGGACGAACATCTGTATGTGGGCGGCCTGGGCAAGGAGTGGACCACCAGCACGGGGGAAGTGGTGAACGAAAACCCGGAATGGGTGAAGGTGGTGGGCTGCAGGGGCAGCGTGGACCACGAGAACTGGGTGTCCAGCTACAATGCCCTGCGGGCCGCCGCGGGGATCCAGCCGCCAG GCTACCTCATTCACGAATCGGCGTGCTGGAGCGACACTCTGCAGCGGTGGTTCTTCCTGCCGCGCCGCGCCAGCCACGAGCGGTACAGCGAGAAGGACGACGAGCACAAGGGCGCCAACCTGCTCCTGAGCGCCAGCCCGGACTTCGGCGACATCTCCGTCGGCCACGTGGGCGCCGTGGTCCCCACGCACGGCTTCTCTTCCTTCAAGTTCATCCCCGACACCGACGACCAGATCATCGTGGCCCTCAAGTCTGAGGAGGACGCGGGCAGGGTCGCCACCTACATCCTGGCCTTCACCCTGGATGGCCGCTTCCTACTGCCGGAGACCAAGATCGGAAACGTGAAGTATGAAGGAatagagtttatttaa